The following nucleotide sequence is from Micromonospora sp. WMMD1120.
CCCTGTCGCCCGGCCGCCGGACCCGCATCCGGCCCAGCTCGCCGAGGCGCAGGTCGTCGGCGAGTTCGTGGGGCGCCACCGCGGGCGGGGGCAGCGGGCTGCCCCGCCGGACCAGCTCGGCCTGCGCCGCGATGGTCGCCGAACGGATCAGGTCGCGGACGTCCAGTCGGATTCCGAACGCGCGCTCGAACTCGACAGCGAGTCGGGCCGCCCCGAGCGAGGTGCCACCCAGGCAGTAGAAGTCGTCGTCGTTGGCGCTGAAGCCCAGCACCCGTGCCCAGATCTCGGCGATCCGCGCCTCGACGCTGTCCGCCGGGTAGCCGGCCTCGGGCTCGGCGGTCTTCGGCGCGGTGCCGGCCAGCCGGCGGCGCAGGCGTTCCTGGTCGACCTTGCCGTTGGAGAGCAGCGGCAGGGTGGCGAGGCGGACGAACCTGCCGGGCACCAGCGCGGCGGGGAGCGCGGCCCGGACGTGCCCGCGCAGCGCGTCCTCGGTCACCAGGCGGTCGGCCGAGTAGAAGCAGACCATCGTCGACGACGCGCCGGCGTCGTCGACGATCACCTTCACCTGGTGTACGCCGGGCAGCGTGGTGATCGCGCACTCGACCTCGCCCAGGTCGACGCGCATGCCGGCGATCTGGACCTGCGCGTCGCGGCGGCCGCTGAACATGAGCAGGCCGTCCTCGCGTACCCAGCCGAAGTCCCCGGTGCGGTAGAGCAGGTCGCCGGCGACCTCGTCGTACGGGTTCGGGACGAAGACCTGCCGGGTCCGCTGGACGTCGCCGTGGTAGCCGGCGCCGAGGCAGACGCCGGCGAGATGGATCTCGCCGATCTCGCCCCGGGGGGTCGGGAGACCGTGCTGGTCGAGGAGGAGCACCGACGTGTTGGGCAGCGGCAGACCGAGTGGGATGACCTGGCGGTCGTCGTCGGTCACGGCGTGGAAGACCGAGCCGATCGACGCCTCCGTCGGGCCGTAGGTGTTCGTCACGCGGATGTCGGCGAACATCCGCCGGAAGGCCTGCACCGTGTGCGGTTTGGCGGCCTCACCGCCGATGAAGACCTGACGCATCGACGCCAGCAGGTGCCGGTCCTGTGGGCGGTGCTCCAGGCGTTCGACGAGCAGGTCGAAGATGCTGGGAACGAAGTCGGTCATGGTGACGCCGTGCCGGTGGATCTGGGCCAGCGTCGCGTCGAAGTCGAGGATCCCGGTGCGGTCCGGGATGACCACGGTGCCGCCGCGGGTCAGCGGCCAGAGCAGCTGCCAGATCGACGAGTCGAAGGTGTGCGCCGAGTTCTGCAGGACCACGGCGCCGTCGGCGGCGAACCGTTCGGTCATCGACAGGAAGCGGTTGACCAGGCCGTGGTGCAGGTTGACAGCGCACTTGGGCAGCCCGGTGGAGCCGCTGGTGAAGAACGCGTAGATGGGGTCGTCCGGCCGGGCCCGACCGGTGGTGGGCACCCGGCGGCGGAGCGTGGTCGGCGTCGTCCGCACGTCGATCACCGGCAGGTCGGGCGCGCCGTCCGGTGGCGTCGACCCGACGGCGGCCACCGGGCGGAGCCCGTCGAGCATCCGCACCTGGCGGAGGGTCGGCCAGGTCTTGTCGAACGGCACGAACGCGGCGCCTGACCGCATGGTGCCGAGCATCGCGACGAGGAGCCCGACCCGGTCGTCGAGCAGGAGCGCGACGAAATCACCCTGCCGCGCGCCGACGGCGAGCAGGTCGGCTGTGACGGCGTCGGCCAGCCGGTCCACGTCCCGGTAGGTGAGTGTGCCGGTGGGGTGGATGACCGCCGTGTCGTCGGGGTGCCGGCGGATCGTCTCGTCGATGAGGTCGACGACCGTCTGGTGGATAGGACGTGGCCGGACTGGTCCGTTGAGAAGAGCGCCGAGCTGGGTGGGGCTGGGGCGCTCTGTCCGCGCGATGGTCAAGGTTTTTCTGAGGACACCACGGAGGCACCTCTCCCGAGCTGAAACAATATGCCGTTGCGGCGACACCGTAGGCAGGATTGATAGTCCCCGTTGACTCCAACGCATCGTAACTACGAAGTTTTGAAATTGTCTATGCATCGATAGTGGTGATTTACCACCGCCGAACAGGGCGAAGCGTCGATATCGGTAGTGTCGAATTTGCCCCGGTTGGTCGCTGGTGCGGCACCGGCCCGTCGCCAGGTCGTCAGTTTCCGCGGATAGCAGCGGAAACCCAATGCTGTCAACGATTCTCAGTCCTCGGGACCAACGATCTTGTGGTGTCGATCCCACTGTCGGGGCGGACCCGCCGGTCAGTGCTTTTGGATCTGGTCCGCAATCCTCGGAATCAGGTACGGTCCCACTGCCGCCACCCTGTCCTCCCGATACCTCGGGGAAACGAAGGGGTATGAATGTGATTGTCAACATGCCGGTTCGAATCGTCGGTCTTCTTCTTGGCGTCGGCGCGCTCGCCCTCGGCGCCGGATGCGCCAAAAAGGATCAGGGCGAGGTGCAGGGCAGCGGGGTCAAACTGATCAAGGCGGGCACCCTCACCGTCTGCACCCACCTGCCGTACGCGCCGTTCCAGTCGAAGGACGCCAGGGGCGAGGTGGTCGGGTTCGACGTCGACGTGATGGAGTTGGTCGCCAAGAAGTTGGGCGTCAAGCAGGCGATCGTCGACACGCCGTTCGAGGGCATCAAGTCCGGTCAGGACCTGAACACCGGCAAGTGCGACGCCGCCGCCGCGGGCATGACGATCACCGAGGAGCGGCAGAAGGTGATGGACTTCTCCGTCCCCTACTTCGATGCCACCCAGGCGATGCTGGTCAAGGTCGGCAAGCCGTACCGGTCGCTGGACGACCTGCGGGGCCGCAAGGTGGGCGTGCAGGCGGCGACCACGGGCCGTGACTACGCCCGCGGGTTCGAGAAGGAGAAGGGCCTCCAACTCGTCGAGTTCGAGGACCTCGCCGCCGAGCAGCAGGCGCTCGCCACCGGGCAGATCGAGGCCGCCATCAACGACCTGCCGGTCTGGGCCGAGTACATCAAGGAGAACCCGGGCGGCTTCGAGGTGGCGGCCGAGTTCAACACCGGCGAGCAGTACGGCATCTCGGTGAAGAAGGGCGGCAACCCGGAGCTGCTCAGGACGATCAACGAGGAGTTGACCAGGGCGAAGCAGGACGGCACGTACGACACGCTCTACGAGAAGTGGATCGGCAGGAAGCCGAACGCCTGAGCCGTCCCGCCACGCCGTCCGCGCGCCGCGCGCGGCGGTTGGCCGTCGCGGCTTTCCCGGGTACGTTAGCCTAACGATCGTTTAGGTCGGTCGGCGTGCCCAGCGCGGCTGCCGGCCGGGGTGGCGGCAGTAGGGGGTCGGCGTGACGCTCGACGGTGAGGCGCTGGAACAGCTGCGCAAGCGGGCCCGGTCCGGCGGCGCGGACAAGTACCACGCCGCCAACGCGGCCAAGGGCAAGCTCTTCGCCCGGGAGCGGGTCGCGCTCCTGGTCGACGAGGGTTCGTTCGTCGAGGACGGCCTCTACGCCAACGCGCTCGCCGACGGGTTGCCCGCCGACGGCGTGGTCACCGGCACGGCCACCATCGACGGCCGGCAGGTCTGCCTGATGGCCAACGACTCCACGGTCAAGGCCGGCAGCTGGGGCGCCCGCACCGTCGAGAAGATCATCCGGATCATCGAGCGGGCGTACGGCGCCGGCGTGCCGATGGTCTACCTGGTCGACTCGGCCGGCGCCCGGATCACCGACCAGGTCGACCTCTTCCCCGGCCGCCGCGGCGCCGGCAAGATCTTCTGGAACCAGGTCCGCGCCTCCGGCTCGATCCCGCAGGTCTGCGCGCTGTTCGGCCCGAGCGCCGCCGGTGGGGCGTACATTCCGGCGTTCTGCGACGTGGTGGCGCTCGTCGACGGCAACGCGAGCATGTATCTCGGCTCCGATCGCATGGTCGAGATGGTGACCGGCGAGAAGACCACCCTGGAGGCGATGGGCGGGGCCAGGGTGCACACCGCCGAGTCCGGCGTCGGGCACTTCCTCTGCAAGACCGAGGCCGACGCGCTCGACGTGGTGAAGACCTACCTGTCGTACCTCCCGGCGAACTGGACCCAGACGCCGCCGGCCGCGCCGGCCGTCCCCGCGCCCGCGAAGGCCGACCTGGCCGCGCTGGTGCCGGCCAGCGAGCGGCAGGCGTTCGACATGCGGCGGTACGCCAGGGGCCTGCTCGACGAGGGTTCCTTCTTCGAGATCCAGGCCCTCTGGGCCAAGGAGCTGACCATCGGCTTCGGCCGCCTGGACGGGCAGGTCGTCGGCGTGGTCGGCAACAACTCGATGTTCAAGGGCGGCGTGCTCTTCGTCGACTCGGCCGACAAGGCCACCCGCTTCGTGCAGCTCTGCGACGCGTTCAACGTGCCCCTGCTGTTCCTCAGCGACGTGCCCGGGTTCATGGTGGGCAGCGCCGTGGAGAAGCAGGGCATCATCCGGCACGGCGCCAAGATGATCACCGCGATCTCCGAGGCGACGGTGCCGAAGATCTGCGTGGTGGTCCGCAAGGCGTACGGCGCGGGCCTCTACGCGATGGCCGGCCCCGGGTTCGAGCCGGACGCCACCATTGCGCTGCCGACCGCGAAGATCGCGGTGATGGGGGCCGAGGCCGCTGTGAACGCCGTCTACGCCAACAAGATCGCCGCTATTCCGGACGAGGACGAGCGGGCCGCCTTCGTCGCCGCCAAGCGCGCCGAGTACGAGCAGGACATCGACGTCGTCCGGCTCGCCAGCGAACTGGTCGTGGACGCCATCGTCGAGCCGCACGACCTGCGCGCCGAACTGGTCCGGCGGTTCGCGGCCGCGCGGACGAAGGACCGGCACTTCTCCCGCCGCAGGCACGGCGTCACCCCGGTCTGACAGTCGACCACCGCCCCACAGCGACCCCGTCCCGGCGTCACGAGCGCCCGGGGCGGACCGTCCTTACAGGAGGATGAGATGGACTTTCGGCTCACCGACGAACAAGCGGCGCTGCGGGAGAGTGTGCGGGAATTCGCGCGCGAGGTCGTCGCCCCGGTCATCGCCGAGCACTACGAGAAGCACACCTTCCCGTACGAGGTGATCCGGCAGATGGGCAAGATGGGCCTTTTCGGCCTGCCCTTCGACGAGGAGCACGGCGGCATGGGCGGCGACTACTTCGCGCTCTGCCTGGCGCTGGAGGAGCTGGCCCGGGTCGATTCCAGCGTGGCCATCACGCTGGAGGCGGCGGTCTCGCTGGGCGCGATGCCGATCTACCGCTTCGGCACCGCGGAGCAGAAGGCGACCTGGTTGCCCCGGCTGCTCAGCGGTGAGGC
It contains:
- a CDS encoding amino acid adenylation domain-containing protein, whose translation is MTIARTERPSPTQLGALLNGPVRPRPIHQTVVDLIDETIRRHPDDTAVIHPTGTLTYRDVDRLADAVTADLLAVGARQGDFVALLLDDRVGLLVAMLGTMRSGAAFVPFDKTWPTLRQVRMLDGLRPVAAVGSTPPDGAPDLPVIDVRTTPTTLRRRVPTTGRARPDDPIYAFFTSGSTGLPKCAVNLHHGLVNRFLSMTERFAADGAVVLQNSAHTFDSSIWQLLWPLTRGGTVVIPDRTGILDFDATLAQIHRHGVTMTDFVPSIFDLLVERLEHRPQDRHLLASMRQVFIGGEAAKPHTVQAFRRMFADIRVTNTYGPTEASIGSVFHAVTDDDRQVIPLGLPLPNTSVLLLDQHGLPTPRGEIGEIHLAGVCLGAGYHGDVQRTRQVFVPNPYDEVAGDLLYRTGDFGWVREDGLLMFSGRRDAQVQIAGMRVDLGEVECAITTLPGVHQVKVIVDDAGASSTMVCFYSADRLVTEDALRGHVRAALPAALVPGRFVRLATLPLLSNGKVDQERLRRRLAGTAPKTAEPEAGYPADSVEARIAEIWARVLGFSANDDDFYCLGGTSLGAARLAVEFERAFGIRLDVRDLIRSATIAAQAELVRRGSPLPPPAVAPHELADDLRLGELGRMRVRRPGDRGSILLVGATGFIGSHVLAALSAHGDRPIVCLVRATDDEAARHRVASGLAAAGYRPAELTGWSALAGDLEKPHLGLVSADWRRLCRQVGTLVDAGGRVDTLRDYADLRTTNVHGLRTLIHLAGTHVRKRIISLSTTTVRHAPGAPLAESFLPRWSALPPDGYSQSKWVGEQLLRTATEQGVPCAVVRLGEVAAHARTGHANPRSSVTMMLRLCLRLGVRPPTGLHVDWTPVDLVARVVAALTDPVPPGTVLNVVAPGSVPVSDLLSRLRTDAGALPEVPYDRFLDRAADLVGDDETARCLAVLRPRSAAATDALTGVCHDALVGTDTVRAARLARDLGLDWATRRDAEIDTMIDRLTRAHRSVNRPHLSTATVQ
- a CDS encoding acyl-CoA carboxylase subunit beta, which gives rise to MTLDGEALEQLRKRARSGGADKYHAANAAKGKLFARERVALLVDEGSFVEDGLYANALADGLPADGVVTGTATIDGRQVCLMANDSTVKAGSWGARTVEKIIRIIERAYGAGVPMVYLVDSAGARITDQVDLFPGRRGAGKIFWNQVRASGSIPQVCALFGPSAAGGAYIPAFCDVVALVDGNASMYLGSDRMVEMVTGEKTTLEAMGGARVHTAESGVGHFLCKTEADALDVVKTYLSYLPANWTQTPPAAPAVPAPAKADLAALVPASERQAFDMRRYARGLLDEGSFFEIQALWAKELTIGFGRLDGQVVGVVGNNSMFKGGVLFVDSADKATRFVQLCDAFNVPLLFLSDVPGFMVGSAVEKQGIIRHGAKMITAISEATVPKICVVVRKAYGAGLYAMAGPGFEPDATIALPTAKIAVMGAEAAVNAVYANKIAAIPDEDERAAFVAAKRAEYEQDIDVVRLASELVVDAIVEPHDLRAELVRRFAAARTKDRHFSRRRHGVTPV
- a CDS encoding basic amino acid ABC transporter substrate-binding protein, yielding MPVRIVGLLLGVGALALGAGCAKKDQGEVQGSGVKLIKAGTLTVCTHLPYAPFQSKDARGEVVGFDVDVMELVAKKLGVKQAIVDTPFEGIKSGQDLNTGKCDAAAAGMTITEERQKVMDFSVPYFDATQAMLVKVGKPYRSLDDLRGRKVGVQAATTGRDYARGFEKEKGLQLVEFEDLAAEQQALATGQIEAAINDLPVWAEYIKENPGGFEVAAEFNTGEQYGISVKKGGNPELLRTINEELTRAKQDGTYDTLYEKWIGRKPNA